A genome region from Manis javanica isolate MJ-LG chromosome 3, MJ_LKY, whole genome shotgun sequence includes the following:
- the NKTR gene encoding NK-tumor recognition protein isoform X8: protein MNPKVYSERSDTNEKRSVDANSKREKPVVRPEEIPPVPENRFLLRRDMPLVTVEPEQKIPDVTPIISDQKPSVSKSGRKIKGRGTIRYHTPPRSRSCSESDNDDSSETPPHWKEEMQRLRAYRPPSGEKWSKGDKLSDPCSSRWDERSLSQRSRSWSYNGYYSDFSTVRHSDGHHKKRRKEKKVKHKKKAKKQKHCRRHKQTKKRRIIVPSDIETSKSSTRRMKSSCDRQQRSPSSSLSSHHSSKRDWSKSDKDEQSSSTRCSRDSYRSKSHSQSYSRGTSRSKTLSKSSSHSRSRSKSRSSSKSGQQRTASKSPQRTASQSSDNKTVKTEPLRATVPQNENVVVQPVVAENIPVIPLSDSPPPSRWKPGQKPWKPSYERIQEMKAKTTHLLPIQSTYSLTNSKETGSSSSYHKREKNSGSDRSTYSKYSSKSSESSRRSRSRSSRSRSYSRSYTRSRSLASSHSRSRSPSSGSHSRSKYSCHSRCSRSSSCSSVSTDDGRQAKRKFRSNGKKNNTSNKRHSSSSEKALRNKYVKGRDKSSSQRKYSESRSSLDYSSDSQQSSVHVPQSAQEKEKQVQMEMNNKQEKNRGEEKSKSEQECPHSKKRSLKENLSDHIKNGSKPKRKNYAGSKWDSESNSERDITKISKNNSWPSSDKEEGEATSDSESELGEIRVKVKPTAKSSANISLSDGNGAWKSSTQRSSASDSEGSYSNSENTRGKPQKHKHGLKENLKRERTKKVKEKWKGKKDKKHKAPKRKQAFHWQPPLEFGEEEEEEIYEKQVMQEATEKKKVSENSETMQENTPQTEKSCENCNLSGKHNTVTISSDIDQPTKTKDDIKLSISPTALNSEENTAISPQNIQHIEEGIPSGVEDVLQTDDNMEICTPDRTSPAKVEGASPLGNTMLATPDTSIILKQDRQPEHLEEAEVVKRESSSVSESKPGGAGGKQDSSSAALASAAESTVKREGAEKSQMGLGDNKWKPLQGMGNPAAPAATTASAVEAKALATVPEMKPQGLRIEIKIKNKVRPGSLFDEVRKTARLNRRPRNQESSSDEQTPSRDGDTQSRSPSRSRSKSETKSRRRTRSVSYSHSRSRSRSSTSSYRSRSYSRSRSRGWYSRGRTRSRSSSYRSYKSHRTSSRSRSRSSSYEPHSRSSRSYTYDSYYSRSRSRSRSQRSDSYHRSRGRGRRSRSCRSYGSDSESDRSYSHHRSPSESSRYS, encoded by the exons ATGAACCCAAAAGT TTACTCTGAGAGGAGTGATACCAATGAAAAAAGGTCAGTGGATGCAAATAGTAAAAGGGAAAAGCCTGTGGTCCGCCCAGAAGAGATTCCTCCAGTGCCTGAGAACCGATTTTTACTGAGAAGAGATATGCCTCTCGTCACAGTAGAACCTGAACA gaagattcCTGATGTTACACCTATTATAAGTGATCAGAAACCATCTGTATCAAAGTCTGGACGGAAGATTAAAGGGAGGGGCACAATC CGCTATCACACGCCTCCAAGATCTAGATCCTGTTCTGAATCAGATAATGATGACAGCAGTGAAACTCCTCCTCACTGGAAGGAGGAGATGCAGAGATTGAGAGCATATAGACCACCCAGTGGAGAGAAATGGAGTAAAGGAGATAA ATTAAGTGACCCCTGTTCAAGCCGATGGGATGAAAGAAGCTTATCCCAGAGATCCAGATCATGGTCATATAATGGATATTATTCAGACTTTAGTACAGTGAGACACTCTGATGGTCACCATAAAAaacgcagaaaagagaaaaaggttaaGCATAAAAAGAAAGCTAAAAAGCAGAAACATTGCAGAAGGCACAAACAGACTAAGAAGCGAAGGATTATTGTACCATCTGACATAGAAACCTCAAAGTCTTCCACCCGACGAATGAAATCCTCTTGTGATAGACAACAGAgatctccttcttcctccctctcatCTCATCACTCATCAAAGAGGGACTGGTCTAAATCTGATAAGGATGAACAGAGCTCTTCAACCCGTTGCAGCAGAGACTCCTACAGATCAAAGTCTCACTCTCAGTCTTATTCTAGAGGAACCTCAAGATCAAAGACTCTGTCAAAATCCTCATCACATTCTCGAAGTAGATCAAAGTCCAGGTCTAGTTCCAAGTCAGggcagcaaaggacagcatcaaaaTCACCACAGAGAACAGCCTCTCAGTCAAGTGACAATAAAACAGTCAAAACAGAACCTCTAAGAGCAACAGTGCCACAAAATGAAAACGTTGTAGTACAACCAGTAGTGGCAGAAAATATTCCTGTCATACCACTGAGTGACAGCCCCCCTCCTTCACGATGGAAGCCTGGGCAGAAGCCCTGGAAGCCCTCTTACGAGCGAATTCAGGAGATGAAAGCTAAAACAACCCATTTGCTACCCATCCAAAGCACTTACAGTTTAACAAACAGTAAAGAGACTGGTAGTTCCTCATCCtaccataaaagagaaaaaaattcaggaaGTGATCGGAGTACTTATTCAAAATACAGTAGTAAAAGTTCAGAAAGCTCACGACGGTCAAGGAGCAGATCTTCTAGGAGTAGATCTTATTCCAGATCATACACAAGGTCACGAAGCCTAGCAAGTTCACATTCAAGGTCTAGGTCTCCCTCATCTGGATCTCATTCACGAAGTAAATACAGCTGTCATTCACGGTGTAGTAGGTCATCTTCGTGCTCTTCTGTTAGCACTGATGATGGAAGACAGGCCAAGAGAAAATTTAGatccaatgggaaaaaaaataacacttcAAATAAAAGGCATAGCAGCAGCTCTGAAAAGGCACTTCGCAATAAATATGTCAAAGGCAGAGACAAGTCTTCGAGTCAGAGAAAGTATAGCGAAAGCAGGTCATCTTTAGATTATTCTTCAGACAGTCAACAGTCAAGTGTCCATGTTCCACAGTCAGCCcaggaaaaagagaagcaagtccaaatggaaatgaataataaacaagagaaaaacagaggtgAAGAGAAATCCAAGTCTGAACAGGAATGCCCCCATTCAAAAAAAAGGTCTTTGAAAGAGAATCTTTCTGATCACATTAAAAATGGCAGTAAGCCCAAAAGGAAGAATTATGCTGGCAGTAAGTGGGACTCTGAATCAAATTCTGAACGAGATATTActaaaatcagtaaaaataattCCTGGCCATCTTCTGATAAGGAGGAAGGTGAGGCCACATCAGATTCTGAATCAGAGTTGGGTGAAATTCGTGTCAAAGTCAAACCCACAGCAAAGtcttcagcaaatatttcacTGTCTGATGGTAATGGTGCTTGGAAATCAAGCACACAGCGGTCATCAGCCTCTGATTCGGAGGGGTCCTATTCCAATTCAGAAAACACtagaggaaagccacagaagCACAAGCATGGGttaaaggaaaatcttaaaaGGGAACGcaccaaaaaagtaaaagagaaatggaaagggaaaaaagacaaaaagcacaaaGCTCCAAAACGAAAACAAGCATTTCACTGGCAGCCTCCACTAGAATTTggtgaagaagaggaggaagagatttATGAAAAGCAAGTAATGCAGGaggcaacagagaaaaaaaaagtttctgaaaATAGTGAGACCATGCAAGAAAATACACCCCAAACTGAGAAGTCCTGTGAGAACTGCAACCTTTCAGGTAAACATAATACAGTAACAATTTCATCAGACATTGATCAGCCTACTAAAACTAAAGATGATATTAAACTCAGCATTTCTCCCACAGCTttaaattctgaggaaaacaCAGCCATTTCTCCCCAGAACATTCAGCATATTGAAGAAGGTATCCCCAGTGGAGTGGAGGATGTGCTTCAAACAGATGACAACATGGAGATTTGCACTCCTGACAGGACTTCCCCAGCAAAGGTAGAGGGGGCTTCCCCTCTAGGGAATACAATGCTTGCCACCCCAGATACAAGCATCATTCTAAAGCAGGACAGGCAGCCGGAGCAtctggaggaggcagaggtggTAAAGCGGGAAAGCAGCAGCGTGTCGGAAAGCAAGCCGGGGGGAGCCGGGGGGAAGCAGGACAGCAGCTCTGCTGCTCTGGCCAGTGCTGCCGAAAGCACTGTGAAGAGGGAGGGAGCTGAGAAGAGCCAGATGGGCCTTGGGGATAACAAGTGGAAGCCCCTGCAGGGGATGGGGAACCCTGCAGCGCCAGCTGCTACCACAGCCAGTGCTGTGGAAGCTAAGGCTTTGGCAACTGTTCCTGAAATGAAACCACAAGGATTgagaatagaaattaaaattaaaaataaagttcggCCTGGGTCTCTCTTTGATGAAGTAAGAAAGACAGCACGCTTAAACCGGAGGCCAAGAAATCAAGAGAGTTCAAGTGATGAGCAAACACCTAGTCGGGATGGTGATACCCAGTCCAGGAGTCCAAGTAGATCTCGAAGTAAATCTGAAACCAAATCAAGACGCAGAACAAGGTCTGTCTCCTACAGTCACTCAAGAAGTCGATCTCGAAGTTCCACATCATCCTATCG GTCAAGAAGCTACTCTAGAAGTCGGAGCAGAGGATGGTACAGCAGAGGCCGCACAAGAAGCCGGAGCAGTTCCTACCGTAGTTACAAAAGCCACAG GACGTCCAGCAGGAGCAGGTCCAGGAGCAGCTCCTATGAGCCCCACAGTCGGTCCAG CAGGTCCTACACGTACGACAGCTACTACAGCCGGAGCCGGAGCCGGAGCCGGAGCCAAAGGAGTGACAGTTACCACCGGAGCAGGGGCCGCGGCAGGCGGTCCAG GAGTTGTAGATCTTACGGTTCTGACAGTGAAAGTGATCGAAGTTACTCTCATCACCGGAGCCCCAGTGAAAGCAGCCGATACAGTTGA
- the NKTR gene encoding NK-tumor recognition protein isoform X5 yields MGAQDRPQCHFDIEINREPVGRIMFQLFSDICPKTCKNFLCLCSGEKGLGKTTGKKLCYKGSTFHRVVKNFMIQGGDFSEGNGKGGESIYGGYFKDENFILKHDRAFLLSMANRGKHTNGSQFFITTKPAPHLDGVHVVFGLVISGFEVIEQIENLKTDAASRPYADVRVIDCGVLATKSTKDVFEKKRKKPAHSEDSDSSSNSSSSSGSSSESVIDHERNRRRKHKRKLKVKHSKKRRKEASSSEEPRNKHIMNPKVYSERSDTNEKRSVDANSKREKPVVRPEEIPPVPENRFLLRRDMPLVTVEPEQKIPDVTPIISDQKPSVSKSGRKIKGRGTIRYHTPPRSRSCSESDNDDSSETPPHWKEEMQRLRAYRPPSGEKWSKGDKLSDPCSSRWDERSLSQRSRSWSYNGYYSDFSTVRHSDGHHKKRRKEKKVKHKKKAKKQKHCRRHKQTKKRRIIVPSDIETSKSSTRRMKSSCDRQQRSPSSSLSSHHSSKRDWSKSDKDEQSSSTRCSRDSYRSKSHSQSYSRGTSRSKTLSKSSSHSRSRSKSRSSSKSGQQRTASKSPQRTASQSSDNKTVKTEPLRATVPQNENVVVQPVVAENIPVIPLSDSPPPSRWKPGQKPWKPSYERIQEMKAKTTHLLPIQSTYSLTNSKETGSSSSYHKREKNSGSDRSTYSKYSSKSSESSRRSRSRSSRSRSYSRSYTRSRSLASSHSRSRSPSSGSHSRSKYSCHSRCSRSSSCSSVSTDDGRQAKRKFRSNGKKNNTSNKRHSSSSEKALRNKYVKGRDKSSSQRKYSESRSSLDYSSDSQQSSVHVPQSAQEKEKQVQMEMNNKQEKNRGEEKSKSEQECPHSKKRSLKENLSDHIKNGSKPKRKNYAGSKWDSESNSERDITKISKNNSWPSSDKEEGEATSDSESELGEIRVKVKPTAKSSANISLSDGNGAWKSSTQRSSASDSEGSYSNSENTRGKPQKHKHGLKENLKRERTKKVKEKWKGKKDKKHKAPKRKQAFHWQPPLEFGEEEEEEIYEKQVMQEATEKKKVSENSETMQENTPQTEKSCENCNLSGKHNTVTISSDIDQPTKTKDDIKLSISPTALNSEENTAISPQNIQHIEEGIPSGVEDVLQTDDNMEICTPDRTSPAKVEGASPLGNTMLATPDTSIILKQDRQPEHLEEAEVVKRESSSVSESKPGGAGGKQDSSSAALASAAESTVKREGAEKSQMGLGDNKWKPLQGMGNPAAPAATTASAVEAKALATVPEMKPQGLRIEIKIKNKVRPGSLFDEVRKTARLNRRPRNQESSSDEQTPSRDGDTQSRSPSRSRSKSETKSRRRTRSVSYSHSRSRSRSSTSSYRSRSYSRSRSRGWYSRGRTRSRSSSYRSYKSHRFLIWLP; encoded by the exons TACCACAAAACCTGCTCCGCACCTGGATGG GGTGCATGTTGTCTTTGGACTAGTTATTTCCGGTTTTGAAGTAATTGAACAAATTGAAAATCTAAAAACGGATGCTGCAAGCAGACCATATGCGGATGTGCGAGTGATTGACTGTGGGGTGCTTGCCACAAAATCTACAAAAGATG tttttgagaaaaaaaggaagaaaccagCTCATTCAGAAGACTCGGATTCCTCTTCcaattcctcttcctcttcaggaTCGTCTTCAGAAAGTGTAATTGATCATGAGAGAAACAGAAGGAGGAAACATAAGAGGAAGCTAAAAGTTAAACATTCTAAAAAGAGACGAAAGGAAGCAAGCAGTTCAGAAGAGCCAAGGAATAAACATATAATGAACCCAAAAGT TTACTCTGAGAGGAGTGATACCAATGAAAAAAGGTCAGTGGATGCAAATAGTAAAAGGGAAAAGCCTGTGGTCCGCCCAGAAGAGATTCCTCCAGTGCCTGAGAACCGATTTTTACTGAGAAGAGATATGCCTCTCGTCACAGTAGAACCTGAACA gaagattcCTGATGTTACACCTATTATAAGTGATCAGAAACCATCTGTATCAAAGTCTGGACGGAAGATTAAAGGGAGGGGCACAATC CGCTATCACACGCCTCCAAGATCTAGATCCTGTTCTGAATCAGATAATGATGACAGCAGTGAAACTCCTCCTCACTGGAAGGAGGAGATGCAGAGATTGAGAGCATATAGACCACCCAGTGGAGAGAAATGGAGTAAAGGAGATAA ATTAAGTGACCCCTGTTCAAGCCGATGGGATGAAAGAAGCTTATCCCAGAGATCCAGATCATGGTCATATAATGGATATTATTCAGACTTTAGTACAGTGAGACACTCTGATGGTCACCATAAAAaacgcagaaaagagaaaaaggttaaGCATAAAAAGAAAGCTAAAAAGCAGAAACATTGCAGAAGGCACAAACAGACTAAGAAGCGAAGGATTATTGTACCATCTGACATAGAAACCTCAAAGTCTTCCACCCGACGAATGAAATCCTCTTGTGATAGACAACAGAgatctccttcttcctccctctcatCTCATCACTCATCAAAGAGGGACTGGTCTAAATCTGATAAGGATGAACAGAGCTCTTCAACCCGTTGCAGCAGAGACTCCTACAGATCAAAGTCTCACTCTCAGTCTTATTCTAGAGGAACCTCAAGATCAAAGACTCTGTCAAAATCCTCATCACATTCTCGAAGTAGATCAAAGTCCAGGTCTAGTTCCAAGTCAGggcagcaaaggacagcatcaaaaTCACCACAGAGAACAGCCTCTCAGTCAAGTGACAATAAAACAGTCAAAACAGAACCTCTAAGAGCAACAGTGCCACAAAATGAAAACGTTGTAGTACAACCAGTAGTGGCAGAAAATATTCCTGTCATACCACTGAGTGACAGCCCCCCTCCTTCACGATGGAAGCCTGGGCAGAAGCCCTGGAAGCCCTCTTACGAGCGAATTCAGGAGATGAAAGCTAAAACAACCCATTTGCTACCCATCCAAAGCACTTACAGTTTAACAAACAGTAAAGAGACTGGTAGTTCCTCATCCtaccataaaagagaaaaaaattcaggaaGTGATCGGAGTACTTATTCAAAATACAGTAGTAAAAGTTCAGAAAGCTCACGACGGTCAAGGAGCAGATCTTCTAGGAGTAGATCTTATTCCAGATCATACACAAGGTCACGAAGCCTAGCAAGTTCACATTCAAGGTCTAGGTCTCCCTCATCTGGATCTCATTCACGAAGTAAATACAGCTGTCATTCACGGTGTAGTAGGTCATCTTCGTGCTCTTCTGTTAGCACTGATGATGGAAGACAGGCCAAGAGAAAATTTAGatccaatgggaaaaaaaataacacttcAAATAAAAGGCATAGCAGCAGCTCTGAAAAGGCACTTCGCAATAAATATGTCAAAGGCAGAGACAAGTCTTCGAGTCAGAGAAAGTATAGCGAAAGCAGGTCATCTTTAGATTATTCTTCAGACAGTCAACAGTCAAGTGTCCATGTTCCACAGTCAGCCcaggaaaaagagaagcaagtccaaatggaaatgaataataaacaagagaaaaacagaggtgAAGAGAAATCCAAGTCTGAACAGGAATGCCCCCATTCAAAAAAAAGGTCTTTGAAAGAGAATCTTTCTGATCACATTAAAAATGGCAGTAAGCCCAAAAGGAAGAATTATGCTGGCAGTAAGTGGGACTCTGAATCAAATTCTGAACGAGATATTActaaaatcagtaaaaataattCCTGGCCATCTTCTGATAAGGAGGAAGGTGAGGCCACATCAGATTCTGAATCAGAGTTGGGTGAAATTCGTGTCAAAGTCAAACCCACAGCAAAGtcttcagcaaatatttcacTGTCTGATGGTAATGGTGCTTGGAAATCAAGCACACAGCGGTCATCAGCCTCTGATTCGGAGGGGTCCTATTCCAATTCAGAAAACACtagaggaaagccacagaagCACAAGCATGGGttaaaggaaaatcttaaaaGGGAACGcaccaaaaaagtaaaagagaaatggaaagggaaaaaagacaaaaagcacaaaGCTCCAAAACGAAAACAAGCATTTCACTGGCAGCCTCCACTAGAATTTggtgaagaagaggaggaagagatttATGAAAAGCAAGTAATGCAGGaggcaacagagaaaaaaaaagtttctgaaaATAGTGAGACCATGCAAGAAAATACACCCCAAACTGAGAAGTCCTGTGAGAACTGCAACCTTTCAGGTAAACATAATACAGTAACAATTTCATCAGACATTGATCAGCCTACTAAAACTAAAGATGATATTAAACTCAGCATTTCTCCCACAGCTttaaattctgaggaaaacaCAGCCATTTCTCCCCAGAACATTCAGCATATTGAAGAAGGTATCCCCAGTGGAGTGGAGGATGTGCTTCAAACAGATGACAACATGGAGATTTGCACTCCTGACAGGACTTCCCCAGCAAAGGTAGAGGGGGCTTCCCCTCTAGGGAATACAATGCTTGCCACCCCAGATACAAGCATCATTCTAAAGCAGGACAGGCAGCCGGAGCAtctggaggaggcagaggtggTAAAGCGGGAAAGCAGCAGCGTGTCGGAAAGCAAGCCGGGGGGAGCCGGGGGGAAGCAGGACAGCAGCTCTGCTGCTCTGGCCAGTGCTGCCGAAAGCACTGTGAAGAGGGAGGGAGCTGAGAAGAGCCAGATGGGCCTTGGGGATAACAAGTGGAAGCCCCTGCAGGGGATGGGGAACCCTGCAGCGCCAGCTGCTACCACAGCCAGTGCTGTGGAAGCTAAGGCTTTGGCAACTGTTCCTGAAATGAAACCACAAGGATTgagaatagaaattaaaattaaaaataaagttcggCCTGGGTCTCTCTTTGATGAAGTAAGAAAGACAGCACGCTTAAACCGGAGGCCAAGAAATCAAGAGAGTTCAAGTGATGAGCAAACACCTAGTCGGGATGGTGATACCCAGTCCAGGAGTCCAAGTAGATCTCGAAGTAAATCTGAAACCAAATCAAGACGCAGAACAAGGTCTGTCTCCTACAGTCACTCAAGAAGTCGATCTCGAAGTTCCACATCATCCTATCG GTCAAGAAGCTACTCTAGAAGTCGGAGCAGAGGATGGTACAGCAGAGGCCGCACAAGAAGCCGGAGCAGTTCCTACCGTAGTTACAAAAGCCACAG ATTTTTGATATGGCTGCCCTGA